The Apium graveolens cultivar Ventura chromosome 10, ASM990537v1, whole genome shotgun sequence nucleotide sequence CAACTTAAATTGTCTAATTGCAAGCATTCAGAACATAACAAGTTAAACTTTCATACTGCATAAATTTTTATCAATTTAACAAATCATTTAAATTGATTGAACTACCTGCAACTGTCGTTTACTCGTTAGAAGAGACAGAAATTCCCTTGTATAAATTTACACTAGTTTGTTTAATATAAGTGTACCTTCTCCTGCAGCTAAACTGAAGTAAAGATCAATGATGTTAGGGCACTTGAGGTAGCATTCCGGGGAGCAAAGCTTGGCAGTGAGTTGTGGATCGAGCAATGAATCCGAAGATATCCCTATCATTCTCTGATCAACTCCACATGCAATAACGCATGCCTCTGCCTCTATGTGCTCTGACATTCCATGCACAACCACATCGGATGTGCTGCACTGATATTCCACCCCTTTCTCTGTCTCCAAGTTTTCCAGCAAACACCTTTTCCCGGATGATGATATTGAAAACGCGCATACATCTTTAGGCAACTCCTCGCATATGATTTCgcctgaaaaatcattatttagTAATTTATTTATGATAAACATGCTAGAAGTCTATTTGACTGTGAGTTCTGTGACATTAGCATTATGATGATTACCTAGACTTGTTTGCAAGAGTAAAGAAGatgaaaagaaaataattaacTGCAATCTGATAGAGAACAGCATGCTTTGTTTTGTGCTTCTGGTTTATTTACTTAAAATTTTGTGGTGTTTGTGGAGAGAGGGATGAATGAAAGATATGTTAAGAAAAATAAGCTAATTGTGATTGTGTTTTTGTGCGTGTGCGTGTATTAATTTTGTTGGTTTCGGAGTGCTCTATATAAGGCCATAAGGGGGGGGGGGGCAGTTCTTAAATAGCTGAAAGAATAATAATAGTATGTTGAGAAAGCTCCGTTTGTGGGCCTTGTGGCGGTTAACAACAGGCAGGTGAAGTTTCATTGTCTGCAGGTTTAAATGTGTTTTCTTTTATGCTGTCTTGTGCAAGACGAAGACACGTAAGATGTTTGCGGGGCTCAGTGACTGTATGTTAAAGCTTTCTACAGTTTATACTTTTTTAGCATAGACTGTAGAAGACATGAAAGCTAGAAGTGGCATATGCAAAGCCCATTCATTGAGGAGCCGAGCCCTGGCTCTCAAGGCCAGTCTCATTTTTTCTGGTTAATTCATCAGCGAGCTTGCTTTGTGGAAGCCCGGATGAAGTGCCAAAATTGGTTAACCGTCTAGCTTAATCAAAATGTGGTAAGGTAGGGAAGAATTGCTTTGGTATCAAGGAAAAAAGTTCTCTAACTAGTTTTCCAATGCCGTTCTAAATGAATATTATAGTTCACAAAAGCTACACATACAGCAAGCAAACATTTTCACAAAAGCACACATAATATCAACAAATCTACTGTAAAATTTTATTAACATGGTTGTGAGGATGCAACTGGAATATTGAAATGCACCCTCATCTACTGATGGAGGAAAACTGGCAATCTGCTAGCAAGCTACTTACAGTTTTCAGACACATCACTCCAACCAGGATCCTTTCTTTTAATTTTGACACTTTGGCTACAAGTCTACAACTAGCCAATACTTTAAGCTAGAGTAGAGATCGTAAATACAAAATAGTTGTCATTTAGATCATCCCACAACGTTTTATAAGCTTATATTGGTATAATTCAATGCTTCATAAGCGTAAATAACATTTGCCTCCAAAAAAGGATTGTAAATTCCTCCTAGTAACAAACTACATCAGTTTCTAGAGTATTGTGCATGCAGCCCTTGCACAAAAGCCTAACAAGGGACACTAGCAACTAGCAGATAACCAAAATGTAATTAAACTAAAGaacaataaaaaaaattgtaGGACACTGAATTATGTTCTTGTGCTGGTAAGTTCCTGTACTGGTGCCATGTTAGCCAAAGTCGTTTAAAGCAGCCGGTTTCTCAAAGTGACATTCTCCTGATCTTTTGAAGGCACTCGTTTTTTCACTGCACACAAGTACAAATAACACACACAAATGTATCAATAAAGGTATGCCAACATGTTAAACTAAAGCAAGCAAGATTGAAGTTTTAAATGGTAAAACAATTACCTGGACTTAATATCGTAATGCTTTTTGTAACGGATTTCATAGATGTCATAGAATCGGGACCTGTTAGTgaaaagaaattttaaaaaaaatgtcaATTCAGTAGCAAACAGCTATAACATCATCTATTCTTCTTTTTTTGTTGAATTTTATGTTTGTAATAAGAGATGCTTTCTTCTTACATGGTACATTCATGTTTTTCTCTGAAAGAACCTCTGTTACAGTAGACGAAAACTCTGATATAACTTGATTAGCACCAGCACTGGCATCCTCTGGAGTGTATGGTGATCTATATGTTGTAAGCAAAAGTGAATTAAAGTCTACTGAGAGCATAAATGTATAGTAGAAATATACTTAGCTGTGAACAATAACTTACCCTGCAAGGGAACCTGAAGAGGAGGAATTCATGACTGGCTGGAATGAACAGTTCATCTCATCACCATCAAGCCCAAGATCACCCAACAGTTCAGAAAAGTTAAAGTCCGGACCCAGAGCATCAAGGTTAGGAAAATCAAAGTCAAGATATCCAGTTTCAGATGCTGGCACCTCCCAAGATTTTGGCTTATCTGTGCTCGGAGCCATGTCAGATTCATCAAAATCAAGTCTTCCTTTTACATGATCCCTTGTGTTGACCCTCCTGATATCTGTCTTGATTGGTGAAGAAGATATACGACAGTTTCTTTCTACTGAATAGGTGACCTGTTTGGAAGGACTAACCGTAATTGTCTCTGAAGCAATCAGGGTGGAGTTTGTGGATGTCATAAGTTGAGGTGACTCATTATTGCAAGTAGCATTTGCAGTTTCTTGTGGAGATGCAACAATTTCTATTGGAATCGACATTCCCTGGGGAGGTGTATTAGGACTAGATGAATTTTTTGGAGGCAAATTACTAGGCTGATTGAACAAACACTTGGCAACGCTAGATCCTTGAACTGACCCACCAGATACATTAACATGAGGTGATGCTGTAAGCGATAGCAGAGTGCAGTCAGATACATTACTTTGTTGTTGTCTATTTGAATCTGCAAAGTGAAAGAGTAGCAGTAAGTGGCAAGTCTTCCGATTTGTTTGAGAGAGCAATTGCTGCTAGAATAACGTACCTTTTGTTTGCAAAAGTGTTTTGGGAGCTTGACTACGAGACCTCTTTGCTGCAACAGAGTAATCTGAACTATTTTTCCTTTTTGAAGTTGCAGCATTGGTGCTGGGTGTTGACAGATTTTTGGAAGTTGTAGGTGTGTTGAATGGCCTAGGGTCAGGTATCACACCTTGAGTGTTGTAAACAGGAAATCCTGATAAAAGAAATTAGAAATAAGCATAAAATAGATAGTAGAGAAAACATTTCAGTGATCACATGCCACTTGCCAAagaacttttcaaatttcttttgcAACATCCATACCCCCTCCAAAGCATATCCATGTATACCAGTTTACACCATGTAACATAGTTATGTATGCATTAATCAAGAATTTAACATGTACTAGCATAGTTTTGTGTATACATATACTATCTCAACAACGGTTGCAATGTGCAGAAAAATTTATACCATTAGCAAAGTAGAGTAGCAGCTGTCAGAGTGTCAGAGTTCAAATACAACTTGTTTCAGACATTGATCTTTAAAATGTTCCAAATGAAGTAAACAAATTCCCATCTAAGTGGATAAGTAACCAAACTTGGCATGTATAGATCTTGCAACCAATACACTAACTTCGAAGTTGTATTGAATCATTGCCTGATTTACAGTCCAAATTCTGGAATAAACAAATACTAAATTGCTCAAAACATTTCATAAAGAATTACAAGCACAAGTTCAAAACACACCAAAACCAGCTTTATTCAAGCACGTATTATGTACTAATATAACTCAAAAGCTCATTTTATATCACATACAATCCCTTGAGTAATTCTTATCTAACACAACCCGTAATCTCATACACATATGATCCAATTACTTTCTTCTACTTATCCCTTAAAATTTGGGAGACTTGGTAACTTCAACTCTTATCAGAGACTTAGGGAAA carries:
- the LOC141692443 gene encoding uncharacterized protein LOC141692443, whose product is MLFSIRLQLIIFFSSSLLLQTSLGEIICEELPKDVCAFSISSSGKRCLLENLETEKGVEYQCSTSDVVVHGMSEHIEAEACVIACGVDQRMIGISSDSLLDPQLTAKLCSPECYLKCPNIIDLYFSLAAGEGVFLPDLCEKQKTNPHRATLDLMNSASAFAPSSNDKAEEFFDSPAPVSEADENEGDAPATSSQSNEDASDYASESDSPTPLN
- the LOC141692824 gene encoding uncharacterized protein LOC141692824; its protein translation is MRKQTKSRKSESIGKGQVTPVQIAFLVDRYLADNKFTNTRSSFRIEASHLLSRSPVQEAPKSLLSLGELIDDYIVLKGKKVILDQEKGCIEQENIRVQNLIKGMQDVMNAYNNFGANAAALPQPVLVNSGAVVPCVDLTTGSPAGFPVYNTQGVIPDPRPFNTPTTSKNLSTPSTNAATSKRKNSSDYSVAAKRSRSQAPKTLLQTKDSNRQQQSNVSDCTLLSLTASPHVNVSGGSVQGSSVAKCLFNQPSNLPPKNSSSPNTPPQGMSIPIEIVASPQETANATCNNESPQLMTSTNSTLIASETITVSPSKQVTYSVERNCRISSSPIKTDIRRVNTRDHVKGRLDFDESDMAPSTDKPKSWEVPASETGYLDFDFPNLDALGPDFNFSELLGDLGLDGDEMNCSFQPVMNSSSSGSLAGSPYTPEDASAGANQVISEFSSTVTEVLSEKNMNVPCPDSMTSMKSVTKSITILSPVKKRVPSKDQENVTLRNRLL